The genomic window TCTCATGGTGGTCAACACTGTGGGCCACTTGGCGGAGGCTGCTTGGCATCATCCGGACCTTAGCGTTTCCTACGCTTTCGTGATCGTCAAGCTGGCCACCCATTCCGCCAAGGGCATCACGGACAAGGATTTCGCACTGGCGAGCAAAATCGAGGAGGTGATCCAGTGGCAGCCGGCCAAGAATGGCGGCCCCTTGGAGGGCACGCCCAATGATGACCAGCGCTTCAAATACATCAAATATGACTGATGCTCGCGTGGCCTCCGGCCTGGCCGGCACCTTTGCCCCCACCCTAGCCCTCTCCCGCAAGCGGGGGAGGGAATTCATGTGATGGATGTAATCATCATCCGGGACCTGCGCCTGGAAACCACCATCGGTGCCTACGAATTAGAGCGGCGGAAACCGCAGACATTGCACATGGAAATTGAAATTGGGCGTACCAGAATAGCCGCCTGCGACACCGATAAATTGGCCGATACGGTGGACTACGCCGAGGTGGTGAAAAGCGTCCAAGAAGTACTGGCGAACCACGAGTTCCATTTACTCGAACCCTTGGCCGAGCGCATTGCCCAGGTGTTGATCACGCGGTTCAACGCCCTGCAGGTGAAACTGGAAGTATCGAAGGCCGGTGTTGTGCCCAGCGCACGCTATGTTGGTGTGCGTATCGAGCGTTCGCTGGTCTGATGGATCTCTCCTTTCATTACGCGGATTTGCCCAATGGAATGCGCTTGCATTATGCGCAGGCAGGGCAGGGGAGCCCCATTCTTTTTGTGCATGGGTTCCCGGAGTTTTGGTATGCGTGGAAAGACCAACTCTTGGAGTTCGGCGCGGACCACTGTGCCGTGGCGCTGGACATGCGCGGTTATAACTTGTCATCCAAACCCGCGGATGTTCGGCAGTACCGAGCCAGGTATCTGGTGGAAGATATCAAGCTCTTGACCGAGCACCTAGGATGGGGCCGGTTCACCTTGGTAGCTCACGATTGGGGCGGCGCTGTAGCGTGGAACTTTGCCGCGGCCTATCCCGAGCGGCTCGGCAAGCTGATAGTGATTAACGCGCCGCACCCGGTTACCTTCGCTC from Betaproteobacteria bacterium includes these protein-coding regions:
- a CDS encoding 4a-hydroxytetrahydrobiopterin dehydratase; the encoded protein is MEKVYSEEEVKSRLAAELPHWYLEDGWIRRKYKTAGWKGTLMVVNTVGHLAEAAWHHPDLSVSYAFVIVKLATHSAKGITDKDFALASKIEEVIQWQPAKNGGPLEGTPNDDQRFKYIKYD
- a CDS encoding dihydroneopterin aldolase, translating into MMDVIIIRDLRLETTIGAYELERRKPQTLHMEIEIGRTRIAACDTDKLADTVDYAEVVKSVQEVLANHEFHLLEPLAERIAQVLITRFNALQVKLEVSKAGVVPSARYVGVRIERSLV